One genomic region from Athalia rosae chromosome 3, iyAthRosa1.1, whole genome shotgun sequence encodes:
- the LOC105693922 gene encoding mitochondrial potassium channel ATP-binding subunit isoform X1, with the protein MSILRIAMLLKPHFHHSGASSNHWMRCCFEKKIHFLKTVKGKFNTYLHKQPNTKSGLQRQPQGALLGFGGLGIATACFLRLQASTVACENNRTVGAIKIIENESHFPWTKFFQYLYPHIWYFLLALTSALMVAVLNIWIPQCTGGVINVVAKFAGNKNGSLENGSNSAFTIAENLASPAYRLARMYVAQALFTFVYIYTLSGIGEKIAMKLRQDLFKSIIMQDMAFFDRHRTGEIVSRLTTDIQDFKSSFKMCISQGLRSITQIVGCVISITMISPQLTGIMVLCVPTVILVGALLGSSLRKLSRNAQNQTSKSIAVSEEALSNIRTVRAFAAEEREIEMFSKEVALAATMQEHLGFGIGLFQAGTNLFLNGIVLGTLYLGGHLMSIGQLTPGDLIAFLLATQTIQRSLTQLSLLFGSYVNGISAGGRVFEFLNLPPSPMMVGGEVITDRCFRGNIEFKNVTFEYPTRPNKSVLKNFNLKIPAGKTVAIVGSSGNGKTTVAALLERLYDVDEGSIEIDGTDIRSLNSSYLRGGVLGYINQEPILFATTIMENIRYGMHGATDLEVIAAAREANADQFIRNFPDGYNTLVGERGTQLSGGQKQRVAIARALLKNPSILILDEATSALDYESERIVQRALESAAKGRTVLVIAHRLSTVKNADIIVVLQNGVIIEMGKHEELTAKKGAYYHLVSQQEKQQEKESERQHG; encoded by the exons ATGTCGATATTACGAATTGCCATGCTCTTGAAGCCCCATTTTCATCATTCGGGAGCATCAAG TAATCATTGGATGAGATGTTGCTTTGAGaagaaaatacattttttgaaGACAGTGAAGGGAAAGTTCAATACGTACCTTCACAAACAACCTAATACAAAATCTGGACTGCAGCGTCAGCCTCAAGGCGCACTGCTAGGATTTGGCGGACTTGGAATAGCGACGGCTTGTTTTCTGAGGTTGCAAGCAAGTACAGTAGCATGCGAGAATAATAGAACTGTTGGTGCAAtcaaaattatagaaaatgaGTCTCATTTTCCATGgaccaaattttttcagtATCTATATCCCCACATTTGGTACTTCTTATTAGCACTAACT AGCGCCCTCATGGTTGCTGTACTGAATATTTGGATACCCCAATGTACAGGTGGGGTGATAAATGTAGTAGCAAAATTTgctggaaataaaaatggctCTTTAGAAAATGGCAGCAATTCTGCATTCACAATAGCTGAAAATCTGGCGAGTCCTGCCTACCGTTTGGCACGCATGTATGTAGCCCAA GCACTGTTCACttttgtatatatctatacgcttTCTGgcattggagaaaaaatagccATGAAGCTTCGACAGGATTTATTTAAGTCAATAATCATGCAGGACATGGCCTTTTTTGATCGCCACCGAACTGGTGAAATAGTTAGTCGTTTGACTACAGACATACAAGATTTTAAGAGCTCCTTCAAAATGTGTATATCCCAAGGGCTGAGAAGTATCACTCAAATTGTAGGCTGTGTCATATCTATCACAATGATTTCACCTCAACTTACTGGAATTATGGTGCTGTGTGTTCCGACTGTTATACTTGTTGGTGCTCTGCTAGGCTCAAGTTTGAGGAAATTATCCAGAAATGCTCAAAATCAAACATCAAAGTCAATTGCAGTTTCCGAAGAGGCATTGAGTAACATTAGAACA GTACGGGCTTTTGCTgctgaagaaagagaaatagagatGTTTTCTAAAGAAGTTGCTCTAGCAGCGACAATGCAAGAGCATCTAGGCTTTGGTATCGGCCTTTTCCAGGCAGGGACCAACTTATTTCTGAATGGAATTGTTCTGGGTACGCTTTACCTTGGTGGTCATTTGATGTCAATTGGCCAGTTGACTCCTGGAGATTTAATAGCGTTTCTCTTGGCAACCCAGACAATTCAAAGATCCTTAACTCAGCTCTCTCTACTGTTCGGTAGCTATGTCAATGGAATTAGCGCAGGTGGAAGAGTTTTCGAA TTCCTTAATCTACCTCCGTCCCCAATGATGGTTGGAGGTGAAGTCATTACAGACAGATGCTTCAGGGGTAACATTGAATTCAAAAATGTCACATTTGAATATCCCACACGGCCAAATAAGTCTGTTCTGAAGAATTTCAATCTCAAAATTCCTGCTGGTAAGACAGTAGCTATTGTTGGCTCGagtggaaatggaaaaaccaCAGTGGCTGCTTTGCTAGAAAG GTTGTACGACGTCGATGAGGGATCGATTGAAATCGATGGTACGGATATCAGATCCCTGAATTCCAGCTACCTTAGAGGTGGAGTATTGGGGTATATTAATCAGGAGCCTATACTATTTGCAACAACGATTatggaaaatattcgataTGGAATGCATGGCGCTACAGACTTGGAG GTGATTGCGGCTGCAAGAGAAGCTAATGCAGATCAATTTATTCGTAATTTTCCTGACGGATACAACACTCTTGTCGGCGAAAGAGGTACACAATTATCAGGTGGTCAGAAACAGCGAGTAGCAATCGCGAGAGCGCTGCTCAAAAATCCCTCTATTCTCATTCTGGATGAAGCTACAAG TGCCTTGGACTATGAAAGTGAAAGAATTGTTCAAAGAGCACTAGAGTCAGCAGCTAAGGGTAGAACTGTCCTTGTGATCGCTCATAGGTTGAGCACAGTAAAAAACGCGGATATTATTGTAGTTCTACAGAATGGCGTCATTATTGAG ATGGGTAAACACGAAGAATTGACGGCAAAGAAAGGAGCCTATTACCACCTTGTAAGTCAGCAAGAGAAAcagcaagaaaaagaaagcgaaCGTCAACACGGATGA
- the LOC105693922 gene encoding mitochondrial potassium channel ATP-binding subunit isoform X2, with product MVAVLNIWIPQCTGGVINVVAKFAGNKNGSLENGSNSAFTIAENLASPAYRLARMYVAQALFTFVYIYTLSGIGEKIAMKLRQDLFKSIIMQDMAFFDRHRTGEIVSRLTTDIQDFKSSFKMCISQGLRSITQIVGCVISITMISPQLTGIMVLCVPTVILVGALLGSSLRKLSRNAQNQTSKSIAVSEEALSNIRTVRAFAAEEREIEMFSKEVALAATMQEHLGFGIGLFQAGTNLFLNGIVLGTLYLGGHLMSIGQLTPGDLIAFLLATQTIQRSLTQLSLLFGSYVNGISAGGRVFEFLNLPPSPMMVGGEVITDRCFRGNIEFKNVTFEYPTRPNKSVLKNFNLKIPAGKTVAIVGSSGNGKTTVAALLERLYDVDEGSIEIDGTDIRSLNSSYLRGGVLGYINQEPILFATTIMENIRYGMHGATDLEVIAAAREANADQFIRNFPDGYNTLVGERGTQLSGGQKQRVAIARALLKNPSILILDEATSALDYESERIVQRALESAAKGRTVLVIAHRLSTVKNADIIVVLQNGVIIEMGKHEELTAKKGAYYHLVSQQEKQQEKESERQHG from the exons ATGGTTGCTGTACTGAATATTTGGATACCCCAATGTACAGGTGGGGTGATAAATGTAGTAGCAAAATTTgctggaaataaaaatggctCTTTAGAAAATGGCAGCAATTCTGCATTCACAATAGCTGAAAATCTGGCGAGTCCTGCCTACCGTTTGGCACGCATGTATGTAGCCCAA GCACTGTTCACttttgtatatatctatacgcttTCTGgcattggagaaaaaatagccATGAAGCTTCGACAGGATTTATTTAAGTCAATAATCATGCAGGACATGGCCTTTTTTGATCGCCACCGAACTGGTGAAATAGTTAGTCGTTTGACTACAGACATACAAGATTTTAAGAGCTCCTTCAAAATGTGTATATCCCAAGGGCTGAGAAGTATCACTCAAATTGTAGGCTGTGTCATATCTATCACAATGATTTCACCTCAACTTACTGGAATTATGGTGCTGTGTGTTCCGACTGTTATACTTGTTGGTGCTCTGCTAGGCTCAAGTTTGAGGAAATTATCCAGAAATGCTCAAAATCAAACATCAAAGTCAATTGCAGTTTCCGAAGAGGCATTGAGTAACATTAGAACA GTACGGGCTTTTGCTgctgaagaaagagaaatagagatGTTTTCTAAAGAAGTTGCTCTAGCAGCGACAATGCAAGAGCATCTAGGCTTTGGTATCGGCCTTTTCCAGGCAGGGACCAACTTATTTCTGAATGGAATTGTTCTGGGTACGCTTTACCTTGGTGGTCATTTGATGTCAATTGGCCAGTTGACTCCTGGAGATTTAATAGCGTTTCTCTTGGCAACCCAGACAATTCAAAGATCCTTAACTCAGCTCTCTCTACTGTTCGGTAGCTATGTCAATGGAATTAGCGCAGGTGGAAGAGTTTTCGAA TTCCTTAATCTACCTCCGTCCCCAATGATGGTTGGAGGTGAAGTCATTACAGACAGATGCTTCAGGGGTAACATTGAATTCAAAAATGTCACATTTGAATATCCCACACGGCCAAATAAGTCTGTTCTGAAGAATTTCAATCTCAAAATTCCTGCTGGTAAGACAGTAGCTATTGTTGGCTCGagtggaaatggaaaaaccaCAGTGGCTGCTTTGCTAGAAAG GTTGTACGACGTCGATGAGGGATCGATTGAAATCGATGGTACGGATATCAGATCCCTGAATTCCAGCTACCTTAGAGGTGGAGTATTGGGGTATATTAATCAGGAGCCTATACTATTTGCAACAACGATTatggaaaatattcgataTGGAATGCATGGCGCTACAGACTTGGAG GTGATTGCGGCTGCAAGAGAAGCTAATGCAGATCAATTTATTCGTAATTTTCCTGACGGATACAACACTCTTGTCGGCGAAAGAGGTACACAATTATCAGGTGGTCAGAAACAGCGAGTAGCAATCGCGAGAGCGCTGCTCAAAAATCCCTCTATTCTCATTCTGGATGAAGCTACAAG TGCCTTGGACTATGAAAGTGAAAGAATTGTTCAAAGAGCACTAGAGTCAGCAGCTAAGGGTAGAACTGTCCTTGTGATCGCTCATAGGTTGAGCACAGTAAAAAACGCGGATATTATTGTAGTTCTACAGAATGGCGTCATTATTGAG ATGGGTAAACACGAAGAATTGACGGCAAAGAAAGGAGCCTATTACCACCTTGTAAGTCAGCAAGAGAAAcagcaagaaaaagaaagcgaaCGTCAACACGGATGA